The Methanomassiliicoccales archaeon region CCCGTACAAGGCGATCCAGAAGAATAAAGAAGGTGTGGCGGAAGTAATCGTCGCCGCGTGCAAAGGTTGCGGTTGCTGTGGTGCTACCTGTCCTGAAGGTGCCATCGAACTATCCCACTACACGGATTCGCAACTCATCGCAGAAGCGAAGGCCGCGCTGGAGGAGGTGGTGGAATGAATGAATTTGAGCCTAAGATTCTTGGATTTCTATGCAATTGGTGTTCATATGCAGGAGCGGACCTCGCCGGCGTGAGTAGATACCAATACCCGCCAAACATCAGAATTGTGAGGGTCATGTGCAGTACGAGGGTGAGCCCACACGTCATCTTGGAAGTCTTCAAAGCAGGAGCGGACGGCGTAATGGTAGGAGGTTGCCATATCGGCGACTGTCACTACATTACGGGGAATTATTACACGGAAAGAAGGGTCAAACTCACAAGGGAACTCATGAAGCTCGCAGGTCTTGAGCCTGAAAGGCTCAGGCTCGAATGGGTTTCGGCTTCTGAAGGGGAGAAATTCGCCAATGTAGTTGCTGATTTCGTCAAGCATGTTAAGGAAATGGGACCTTCCCCAGTCAAGCGCGACGAAAAGCGCATGAGGAGGTTATTAGCTGCGGCTAATGCGGCGAAAGTATTCCGACTGAAACTTCTTTCCGGCAAAGAATTGAAACTGACGACTGAGGGCAATGTTTACGGTGAGAAGATTGAACAGCAGAGGATGGATGCGATGCTCAAGACAGCTGCGGAAAGGGAGTTCAATAGAGCTCTCATTCTCGAATTGACCCGAGAAAAGGCGCTGACCGTTCGAGAGCTCGCTGAAGAGATGGGCGAGAATCCTGAGATCGTACTCGATGATATTGTAGCCCTGAGATCTAAGAATCTCATTTCCCTCAATAGGATTGAGGGGACTTCTCCACGCTACAGATCGATCATTGCAGGAGGTGCATAAATGACAGATCCAGTAGGTGCCGTGATGATCATTGGCGGAGGTATATCGGGTGTCCAAGCAGCACTCGACCTCGCCGATTCAGGATTCAAAGTCTATCTTGTTGAAAAGAAGCCGAGTATCGGGGGAACCATGGCGCAACTCGACAAGACGTTCCCTACCAATGACTGTTCGATGTGCATACTGGCGCCAAAACTTGTCGCCGCTGGGAGACATCACAATATCGAGCTTATCTGCAACGCCGATGTCGAGATGATCGATGGTGTCCCGGGTGACTTCAGGGTAACTCTAAAGAAGAGAACACTCAGGGTTGATGAAGAAAAATGTACCGGATGCGGTGTTTGCGCCGAAAAATGTCCGGTTGAAACCTATGACGAATACAATGAGAAGATGAAGAAAAGAAAGGCGATCTATATCATGTATCCCCAGGCGGTTCCACTTGTTTATAGCATTGACAAGAATGTGTGCATAGGCTGTGGCGTGTGCGCAGAAGAGTGTAGGGCAAAGGCAGTGATTTACGACAAATCCGATGATGCCGTTGAAATTCCTGTCGGTGCGATTATTCTTGCACCGGGATTCGAAGAATTTGATGCAACATTGAAAAAGGAATATGGGTACGGCAATTACAAGAATGTAGTAACAAGCATTGAATTTGAACGCATGCTTAGCGCGTCCGGTCCATATCTTGGAACGGTTATGAGACCTTCCGACGGCGAGGTGCCGAGGAAGATCGCATTTGTTCAATGCGTTGGTTCAAGAGACGAAACCGTGGGCAGGGTGTACTGCTCATCCGTATGTTGCATGTACGCGATCAAAGAAGCAATTATTGCGGGAGAGCATTCGGAAGATCTAGAGTCTCATATCTTCTTTATGGACATCAGAGCAGTTGGCAAGGAATTTGAGGATTACAGAGAAAGGGCTGAGAAAGAATACGGAATCAGGATTCACAGGGCGGCAAGAGTTGCATCAATTGAGGAGGATCCTTCAACGAAGAATCTTATCGTAAGATACAGTGAAAATGGAAGGACTCTCAGCGATGAGTTTGACCTTGTGGTCTTATCTGTAGGACTAACGCCGTGCGTCGACGCCGAAAAACTCAGCCGCCGGCTTGGTTTTAAGCTCAATAAACATGGATTCTGCGAAACGGATCTTTATAACCCGTTGTCAACATCAAGAAGTGGGATCTTCGTAAGCGGATCGTTTGCATCTCCGAAGGACATTCCCACGACAGTTGCAGAGGCATCGGGTGCAGCTGCAAAAGCGGGTTCGCTTATCAGTCCAGCAAGGAACACACTTGTTACCGTTAAGGAATATCCACCGGAAATTGATGTCACCGGGCAGGAGCCGAGAATTGGCGTATTCGTCTGCCATTGCGGTATAAACATAGGTGGCGTTGTAAGGGTACCATCCATTGTTGAGTACGCTCGCAAGTTGCCTGGCGTAGTTTATGCAGAGGAGAACCTGTATACGTGCTCCTCAGACACACAGGAAAGAATAAAGGAGAAAATTAAGGAGCACAAACTAAATCGTGTGGTAGTCGCCTCGTGCACGCCAAGAACCCACGAGCCACTCTTCCAAAACACAATAAGGGAAGCTGGTCTCAACCCCTATCTTTTCGAGATGGCGAATATCCGAGATCAATGCTCATGGATTCACATGCACGAGCATGATAAAGCCACAAAGAAGGCGATGGATCTTGTGAGAATGGCAGTCGCAAAGGTGAGACTCGCGGAGCCCCTGAAAAAATTCAAATTACCAGTCAATCAGAATGCAG contains the following coding sequences:
- a CDS encoding CoB--CoM heterodisulfide reductase iron-sulfur subunit A family protein, translating into MTDPVGAVMIIGGGISGVQAALDLADSGFKVYLVEKKPSIGGTMAQLDKTFPTNDCSMCILAPKLVAAGRHHNIELICNADVEMIDGVPGDFRVTLKKRTLRVDEEKCTGCGVCAEKCPVETYDEYNEKMKKRKAIYIMYPQAVPLVYSIDKNVCIGCGVCAEECRAKAVIYDKSDDAVEIPVGAIILAPGFEEFDATLKKEYGYGNYKNVVTSIEFERMLSASGPYLGTVMRPSDGEVPRKIAFVQCVGSRDETVGRVYCSSVCCMYAIKEAIIAGEHSEDLESHIFFMDIRAVGKEFEDYRERAEKEYGIRIHRAARVASIEEDPSTKNLIVRYSENGRTLSDEFDLVVLSVGLTPCVDAEKLSRRLGFKLNKHGFCETDLYNPLSTSRSGIFVSGSFASPKDIPTTVAEASGAAAKAGSLISPARNTLVTVKEYPPEIDVTGQEPRIGVFVCHCGINIGGVVRVPSIVEYARKLPGVVYAEENLYTCSSDTQERIKEKIKEHKLNRVVVASCTPRTHEPLFQNTIREAGLNPYLFEMANIRDQCSWIHMHEHDKATKKAMDLVRMAVAKVRLAEPLKKFKLPVNQNAVVIGGGIAGMTAALEIAAQGFNVHLVEKENHLGGNFARLYLPEGGRRPKEVVDELIRKITSSRNITVHLNNEVRDVSGFVGNFKVKLKDSDIDAGAIIIATGAEEYKPKEYLYGQDSRVMTQIEFEKKLAEESFSPKKVVMIQCVGSRNEEVKYCSRICCAHAVKNAIEFKKRFPNSEVYILHKDIRTYGFREDLYKEAGQLGVNFVRFPEDTMPDVEKHGELLLVKVKDVTLEDEIKLKPDCLVLSTGVRPNHDNEEIAKLVKVPLSKDGYFLEAHMKLRPVDFATEGIFLAGLAHWPKFVDESIAQACGAAARAITILSKKELETEGIIAAVNEYICDGCGICEPVCEYKAIQIVKDPSNPEKLRAAVNEGLCKGCGACVAACPSGAMEQKGFKTVQMIAMIDAALSGGD